The genomic window TAAGTGCAGATGTTCTAATACAGGACTCGTTTTTTAGTgcaacaatgaactgaatttgTAGAATGTGGATACTCGCACTTCAATAAGCTGGTAAACTTAAACGGGTACTGACCCTAAACATTGAAATTTAAGTTCGCAAGATTCCCGccttaagaacaaaaaatttgcgtgcaaaataaaatttttattttagtaataaattttttattttatttaatagtaTTTCTTTTCCTCAAATggctaataaaatgtttgcacTTATCTTTTCAGACGCGCCTGGCCTCCAGAGGATGACCTTCATCAGCCGCGTCTTATAAAGCGACTTTTCACACCCGAGATCAAGCGCATGCTGAAGGATTGGCTTGTGCGTCGCCGCGAAAATCCCTATCCAAGTCGTGATGAAAAGAAACGCTTGGCCTGCGAAACTGGTCTCACGTACACACAAATTTGCAATTGGTTCGCCAATTGGCGTCGCAAGTTGAAAAACTCAGAAGGGGAGCGTAGCAAAAGATCTTGGGGCCATCTCATTAAGCATTACAATACAAATGCACGTGGAAATGTGGAACAATTTAGTATATCTTCGGAGGATAGCATTTGGGAAGAGGATGAGTTGGAACGGAATGAGGATGAATTGAAACGGAGTTTCGACGACGAATATGAGTCGCGTGAAGATGGCATTTCTAGTGGCACTGAGGGCACAGTTAGCTCATCAGGCGGCTGTTGTTATGACAGTCTTGACAAGAGCATATCGAAAACTAgctgctttttgaaaaatcaaaaatgtgaTAATCGCATCGTAATAACACCTGCTTACGTAACTGCAAATGAGCCACCAGTCGGCACTATTCCTCAAAATTACCCAATGGCGTCACAGCAACAGGCAAGTGAGGCCAAAGAAATACTGACAAAACCAAGCTCAACCGTCAACACCGCAAAGTACAAACAGAAAATGATGGAGAAATATCTGCGTGATATGCATAACGCGCAACCACCTGCAATTACACAACAATCCGCCCCCCAAAGTGTCTGTGATGAGCTGAGTATTAGCACAAAGCCGATTGTAAATGGATCCGCCAACAACGGTAGTAATGGCGTGCGCAGCGGTGATAATAACGCATTGACGAAATGGCTGGAGAGTGCGGCACGTTTTACGCCCGATAAGAATAACTACTTCATCGAATGGAATGGCAGAACGTAAGTAACTGCAAATTTGACTACTTAAATGCCCTTTACGTAGCtaattgatacaattttttagtgGAAAATTGGAGCGCAAACAACGCACGAAACAATTACGGCGCGTCACAATTATACCAGCCAACTCGCAGATCTTGCAGCGCCGATCTACTAGTGCCTGCCCCTCACAATTGGAATTGGACGCGGCTGAGGCATTGGCCAATATGGCATTTAATTGCCGGCAGCGAATGTTGGACTGCAATACTGCCGGTGTGAGCCTACAGACTGTCAATGCAATTAGTTCTTAGCAGTTGGTGCGcacaggcacacacacacattcatacatgtacatatgtatgtaggtacatacgaACATTTACAGCACAAAAGCAAGCATTCCAGTGTAAATTTTGGGTGCAAAAGACTATGCGAATTTAGGGAATTTTACTTTCATCATTTAAGTGGAGCCAAGACTAGACGGAGTTTAAAAGACAGAGaaatgtgtgaaatgagcgaaTGAATAAATGACatcataagaaattaaaaatttgtgtggaattaaaatatggaaaatatttgaagaagggGTGCAATAAGAAGAGATACataaattttagaataaaataaaaaaaattggataatgTAATATAACGCAACATttggtaataaataaaattaataaaaaataataatagtaataataaggaAATTGAACGAActgaaaaaagaattaaaaaaagtgtaacaaaacttaatgaaatgaacaaaaaacaagttaaaaaatgtatcaaaactATCACAAACTTaatgaaatgaacaaaaaacaagattaaaaacattttacacGACTATCACAAACTGAATGAActgaacaaaaaacaagaaaataaatt from Anastrepha ludens isolate Willacy chromosome 5, idAnaLude1.1, whole genome shotgun sequence includes these protein-coding regions:
- the LOC128864421 gene encoding uncharacterized protein LOC128864421 gives rise to the protein MEKLITGRPQRNRRHSRRAWPPEDDLHQPRLIKRLFTPEIKRMLKDWLVRRRENPYPSRDEKKRLACETGLTYTQICNWFANWRRKLKNSEGERSKRSWGHLIKHYNTNARGNVEQFSISSEDSIWEEDELERNEDELKRSFDDEYESREDGISSGTEGTVSSSGGCCYDSLDKSISKTSCFLKNQKCDNRIVITPAYVTANEPPVGTIPQNYPMASQQQASEAKEILTKPSSTVNTAKYKQKMMEKYLRDMHNAQPPAITQQSAPQSVCDELSISTKPIVNGSANNGSNGVRSGDNNALTKWLESAARFTPDKNNYFIEWNGRTGKLERKQRTKQLRRVTIIPANSQILQRRSTSACPSQLELDAAEALANMAFNCRQRMLDCNTAGVSLQTVNAISS